A part of Verrucomicrobiia bacterium genomic DNA contains:
- the trpD gene encoding anthranilate phosphoribosyltransferase — MLAPLTQIVRSGTELDPAGIADAVRCLTSETLPVEDKADFLTALAVRGETPREIAGFARELRTLSVPVSLPESLRDVEILDVCGTGGDRQNTFNISTTVAFVCAGAGVSVAKHGNRAITSRSGSADVLQALGVPTDLPPEMAADSLARHRFAFFFAPRYHPAFKHIAPARSLCASRGQRTLFNLLGPLLNPARPTVQLLGVPRPELCDPMARALQSLGLRRALVACGEVPSPESPATGPAFLDELSTLGDNTLAEFHQDRGFHVSRWSPRDFPLQPSTVAGLAGGDAAHNAAILRDLLAGSDRGPRRDAVLLNAGAALMIAGRTRSIVEGWALAAEILDSGLALRALQRVVAPANA; from the coding sequence GTGCTCGCACCGCTCACCCAGATTGTCCGATCCGGTACGGAACTTGACCCGGCCGGGATCGCGGACGCCGTCCGCTGCCTGACCTCGGAGACGTTGCCGGTCGAGGACAAGGCGGACTTCCTCACCGCGCTGGCGGTGCGCGGGGAGACGCCACGGGAAATCGCCGGATTCGCCAGGGAGCTCCGGACCCTCTCGGTGCCCGTGTCCCTGCCGGAGTCCCTCCGGGACGTGGAGATCCTCGATGTCTGTGGCACCGGAGGCGACCGGCAAAACACCTTCAACATCTCAACCACCGTGGCGTTCGTCTGTGCCGGTGCCGGAGTCTCGGTGGCCAAGCACGGCAACCGGGCCATCACGTCGCGGTCGGGGAGCGCCGACGTGCTCCAGGCGCTCGGAGTTCCGACGGATCTGCCGCCCGAAATGGCGGCGGATTCCCTCGCCCGGCACCGGTTCGCATTCTTCTTTGCGCCCCGATACCACCCGGCGTTCAAACACATCGCCCCGGCCAGATCCCTGTGCGCTTCCCGCGGACAACGGACGCTCTTCAACCTGCTCGGACCGCTGCTGAACCCTGCGCGCCCGACGGTCCAGCTCCTCGGAGTGCCACGCCCGGAACTGTGCGATCCCATGGCTCGAGCCCTGCAGTCCCTCGGACTCCGTCGCGCCCTGGTGGCATGCGGCGAGGTACCCTCCCCGGAGTCGCCGGCGACCGGCCCGGCGTTCCTCGACGAATTGAGCACCCTGGGCGACAACACGCTGGCCGAGTTCCACCAGGATCGCGGCTTCCACGTGTCCCGCTGGTCGCCCCGCGACTTCCCATTGCAACCTTCCACGGTGGCCGGCCTCGCGGGTGGCGATGCTGCGCACAACGCCGCAATCCTCCGGGATCTGCTCGCCGGTTCGGACCGTGGACCCCGCCGCGACGCGGTGCTGCTCAACGCGGGCGCCGCGCTGATGATCGCCGGGCGCACGCGCTCGATCGTCGAGGGCTGGGCGCTGGCCGCAGAGATCCTCGATTCGGGCCTGGCCCTCAGGGCGCTGCAGCGTGTCGTCGCGCCAGCCAACGCCTGA
- a CDS encoding cysteine desulfurase: protein MAIYLDYNATTPLDPAVREAMRPFLEENWGNPSSVHSIGRAARAALDDARYRMAGLWRCRPSEVVFTGGGTEANNLAVLGTARRLRDRGRHLVTSPIEHPAVRLAFHLLRDREGFELTEVLVDATGQVDPQSVANAVRPDTVLVSIMAANNEVGTLEPVAAIGAICRERGVVFHTDAVQSLGKCPFRDIHQFEADLVSVCAHKFHGPKGAGALFIRSPLLPEPTQVGGGHENERRAGTENLAGIVGLVEAFERFVPAPVFDPQEIAPRTARLAAAAAALPGVTLRGHATARLANTLAFTVAGTDSIALMAALDLAGICASGGSACAAGSLEPSHVLRAMGVPAAECNALVRFSLGRGTTDAEVERTIALLPDVIRQVR, encoded by the coding sequence ATGGCAATCTACCTGGACTACAACGCCACGACGCCCCTGGACCCGGCGGTACGCGAGGCCATGCGCCCGTTCCTGGAAGAGAACTGGGGCAACCCTTCGAGCGTCCACAGCATCGGGCGCGCGGCCCGGGCGGCCTTGGACGACGCACGGTACCGGATGGCCGGGCTGTGGCGGTGCCGCCCATCCGAGGTCGTCTTCACCGGCGGCGGCACGGAAGCCAACAATCTGGCCGTCCTTGGCACCGCACGACGACTGCGCGACCGCGGGCGTCATCTGGTCACCTCCCCCATTGAACACCCGGCGGTTCGCCTGGCCTTTCACCTGCTGAGGGACCGCGAAGGATTCGAACTGACCGAGGTCCTGGTGGACGCCACGGGACAGGTGGACCCGCAATCGGTGGCCAATGCCGTGCGTCCGGACACCGTGCTGGTCTCCATCATGGCCGCGAACAACGAGGTGGGGACGCTGGAGCCCGTTGCGGCCATCGGAGCGATCTGCCGGGAGCGCGGCGTAGTGTTCCATACCGATGCCGTTCAGTCGCTGGGCAAATGTCCCTTTCGCGACATCCACCAGTTCGAGGCGGATCTGGTCAGTGTCTGCGCCCACAAGTTCCACGGTCCCAAGGGCGCCGGGGCGCTGTTCATTCGTTCACCGCTGCTGCCCGAGCCGACGCAAGTCGGGGGAGGTCACGAGAACGAGCGGCGTGCCGGCACGGAGAACCTGGCGGGCATCGTCGGGCTTGTGGAAGCGTTCGAACGGTTCGTCCCCGCACCCGTGTTTGATCCGCAGGAGATCGCTCCGCGGACGGCGCGTCTTGCCGCGGCGGCGGCCGCACTGCCGGGGGTGACTCTCCGTGGTCACGCGACAGCCCGCCTTGCCAACACCCTGGCCTTCACGGTGGCCGGTACGGACAGCATCGCCTTGATGGCCGCGTTGGACCTAGCCGGCATCTGCGCCTCGGGCGGTTCCGCCTGCGCCGCCGGCTCCCTCGAACCGAGCCATGTCCTCAGGGCCATGGGCGTCCCCGCCGCCGAATGCAACGCCCTGGTCCGCTTCTCACTCGGCCGCGGGACAACCGACGCCGAAGTGGAGCGCACCATCGCGCTGCTCCCCGACGTGATTCGCCAGGTGCGGTGA